The Montipora capricornis isolate CH-2021 chromosome 6, ASM3666992v2, whole genome shotgun sequence genome has a window encoding:
- the LOC138054613 gene encoding uncharacterized protein, which yields MSTKLDVVLALMLLLLVVDGSNGTFCDQGPPGRYCFKDLRGWYECTIDSRTQQMTEKKHNCPPNTRCQCFYGPKCPSSVNDPCGSYSLPPPFPGVFSTFYTQIVKICDNKGCTNHTNIGELLQDAKAGLQRHDKIGLSWETTFIFPFTYIENRYFLQFNAAWFNRNCSVNSRASFPRFEVPSYFTCDNKGGTFKVCSWQSGGHSKTGKVTIEKWLLYDLPDGRYVPYYHEVEIRLTPSSNKTTFYETMYASFFPDFLDPSQLSMPSFCARDVTGYPVATPETKHMVNPPKIEPEMLEEIKSHGIAGFFKKLGLNDKE from the exons ATGTCCACGAAGCTTGATGTTGTGTTGGCTCTTATGTTGTTGCTTCTGGTCGTGGATGGGTCAAACGGGACCTTTTGTGACCAGGGGCCTCCAGGGAGATACTGTTTTAAGGACCTCAGGGGATGGTACGAATGCACGATTGATAGCAGAACCCAACAAATGACTGAAAAAAAGCACAATTGTCCACCGAATACAAG GTGCCAGTGTTTTTACGGTCCAAAGTGTCCCAGCTCTGTGAATGATCCTTGTGGCAGCTATTCCCTGCCTCCACCTTTTCCAGGGGTGTTTTCTACATTCTACACACAGATTGTGAAAATTTGCGATAACAAAGGATGCACAAACCATACAAACATTGGCGAGCTTCTGCAAGATGCCAAAGCCGGCTTGCAGCGTCATGATAAAATAGGATTGAGTTGGGAGACAACCTTTATATTTCCCTTCACTTATATTGAAAACAGATACTTCCTCCAG tTCAATGCAGCGTGGTTTAACAGAAACTGCAGCGTGAATTCTCGTGCAAGCTTTCCTCGCTTTGAAGTACCATCGTACTTTACTTGTGACAATAAAGGAGGCACTTTCAAGGTGTGTTCTTGGCAATCGGGAGGACACAGTAAGACGGGAAAG GTGACTATAGAGAAATGGCTGCTGTACGATTTACCCGATGGTCGCTATGTTCCATACTATCACGAAGTTGAAATTCGCCTAACGCCTTCCAGCAACAAAACCACTTTCTATGAAACCATGTATGCCTCGTTCTTTCCAGATTTCCTGGATCCCAGTCAGCTGTCAATGCCCTCCTTTTGCGCTCGTGATGTCACAGGCTACCCAGTCGCAACACCTGAGACGAAGCATATGGTCAATCCACCAAAGATAGAACCCGAGATGCTGGAAGAAATAAAGTCACACGGCATCGCCGGATTCTTTAAAAAACTAGGCTTAAACGACAAGGAATAG